A segment of the Sanyastnella coralliicola genome:
CATGCGGAATAGCTGCACATCGTCAGAGAAGTTTACGTCTTCTTCGAGTTGCACTACACGATCTGCTACAGCCTTCCATCCTGGATCCATTGGATCTGACTCATCGTAGAAGTACATCAACTCATCTTCGTTATCTCCACGAGCATTGATATTCACGCCTAGACCGAATCCGAACTGACCCCAGTATGTAATGTATCCGATTTCGTTTGTACGTAGTTTGAAGGTCAATGGAACTTCAACGTACTGGTTGCTCATGCTGCGTTCGCGACGAACAATGTAATCAGTGCCCTGAGAGTTGGTCACCTCTAGATAAGAGATTTTACCTCCATTACGCATCACATTCACTCCCGTTCCAATGGCGTAGTTCTGTGCGAAGAAGACATCGGCATTGAATCCGAAGCCAAAGCGCAACACGGAACCTTCGCTCGTGAAGTGTTTG
Coding sequences within it:
- a CDS encoding porin family protein, which produces MKKTLSVLIAIMAFTQLSTAQEDFTKFRMGFKVSPNISWFQPQDKHFTSEGSVLRFGFGFNADVFFAQNYAIGTGVNVMRNGGKISYLEVTNSQGTDYIVRRERSMSNQYVEVPLTFKLRTNEIGYITYWGQFGFGLGVNINARGDNEDELMYFYDESDPMDPGWKAVADRVVQLEEDVNFSDDVQLFRMSMIIGGGIEYNLSGSTSILVGVTYNNGFTNAFKDTDVIRTENGEPVFESGQPRDDVRLRAISNSIELNLGILF